Proteins from a single region of Punica granatum isolate Tunisia-2019 chromosome 8, ASM765513v2, whole genome shotgun sequence:
- the LOC116188362 gene encoding uncharacterized protein LOC116188362 isoform X3, with amino-acid sequence MASKHLFEYFMLHAYFLLDSTFSVALKKFMRKLGRKGDLDGLFQVLNWHEDLSWQYQDQERVKSSRTVEFDHSYHLEILKEALTRAIRDIDAKFSKEASRSNLNSGSTATVILVADGKILVANVGDSKALLCSERFQSPADARATLLRLHREKRRGGAIMPMKYSEHFKLASLNGLTHFSVQELTRDHSPDRDDERSRVEAAGGYVLNLSGVPRVNGQLAVSRAIGDVKFKSSGVIAAPEVMDWQSLNINDSYLVAASDGVFEELSPQDVCDILWEAQGHGNSRSEISSSCSYSLADCIVETALERGSMDNMAAVVVPLQLSLLSRNIQPGNYTGGVDTDTTSVGLEYNNGRSDKGLSSDIIGLEHFHPHSMKFGRLMVEPKHGSFCCFYLAEPLSEDMDDMLEAQIHDWKEPVYGLPLALPEALNQQCGGPVNIYTDQNLCMYFGMPSERKEGQCTISEGFARVLALLESISLHDSDSNYGTFEHGIPDSRYVLKKRFGRGSYGEVWLAVHWNCCQASNSWQRINSSCTNCSSGADANLFILKRLMVERGRPVYLSGLREKYFGEIFLNASSTLGDQLSADDSFLKQSRSNFVEELGTNGSAFHDMQKKENFGHGFGLITSHEEGLDHIARYVESFESKSSDVWLVFRHEGVSLSKLIYTTEQVGDKEEGEQIKHSQVLYPSKWWKWLKTTEGGREEMRNLIWQLLMALKSCHDRNITHRDIKPENMVICFEDQETGRCMREGPSQDKNYTTKMRIIDFGSAIDEFTLKHLYGSSGPSRAEQTSEYAPPEALLNTTWYQGPTSITLKYDMWSVGVVILELILGSPNIFQISPLTAALLDRHLEGWDEGLKELAYRLRSFMEMCILIPGSSSKHRFGATIYGNGVSPASWKCSEEFFARQIKSRDPLKLGFPDVSALRLVRHLLLWDPQINLLSKILLECPMQKEMVWSFISSRSRDNPWQSNSENSSYFC; translated from the exons ATGGCGTCTAAGCATCTGTTTGAGTATTTCATGTTGCATGCCTACTTCCTCCTGGATTCAACCTTTTCCGTCGCATTGAAGAAATTCATGAGAAAGTTGGGGAGAAAAGGAGATCTGGATGGTCTTTTTCAAGTTCTCAATTGGCATGAAGATTTGAGTTGGCAGTATCAGGATCAAGAAAG GGTTAAGTCCTCAAGGACAGTAGAATTTGATCATTCCTATCATTTGGAAATTCTGAAGGAAGCATTGACGAGGGCAATCCGGGATATTGATGCAAAATTTTCAAAG GAAGCATCCAGAAGCAATCTTAATTCAGGATCCACAGCAACAGTTATACTCGTGGCAGATGGCAAAATTTTAGTTGCGAATGTTGGAGACTCAAAGGCTCTCTTATGCTCTGAAAGGTTCCAGTCCCCCGCGGATGCTAGAG CGACTTTACTAAGATTACATCGCGAGAAAAGGCGGGGTGGTGCTATTATGCCCATGAAATACAGTGAGCACTTTAAGTTGGCTAGTTTGAATGGTTTGACGCACTTTTCTGTTCAGGAGTTAACAAGAGATCATAGTCCCGATAGGGATGATGAAAGGTCTCGAGTAGAAGCTGCGGGTGGTTATGTTCTTAATTTGAGTGGTGTTCCTCGAGTCAATGGCCAACTGGCTGTTTCACGAGCCATTGGTGATGTGAAATTTAAAAG TTCTGGTGTAATAGCAGCACCAGAAGTTATGGATTGGCAATCCCTCAACATCAATGATAGCTATCTGGTAGCTGCATCAGATGGTGTTTTTGAAGAATTGAGCCCACAAGATGTTTGTGATATACTGTGGGAAGCACAGGGTCATGGCAACTCAAGATCAGAGATATCTTCATCATGCTCTTACTCATTAGCTGACTGTATAGTGGAAACTGCTTTGGAAAGGGGCAGTATGGATAATATGGCTGCTGTGGTTGTGCCTCTTCAATTAAGTCTTCTATCTCGTAACATTCAACCGGGTAACTATACTGGAGGAGTTGATACAGATACCACATCTGTAGGATTAGAGTACAATAATGGTCGGTCAG ATAAGGGCCTGTCTTCTGATATTATCGGCTTAGAGCATTTTCATCCTCATTCAATGAAGTTTGGCAGGTTGATG GTTGAACCAAAGCATGGAAGTTTTTGCTGTTTTTATTTAGCTGAGCCGCTTAGTGAAGATatggatgatatgttagaaGCTCAAATTCATGATTGGAAGGAGCCTGTATATGGCCTGCCTCTGGCTCTTCCTGAAGCCCTCAACCAACAGTGCG GTGGACCTGTGAATATTTATACCGACCAAAATTTATGCATGTACTTTGGGATGCCCAGTGAGCGAAAGGAAGGTCAATGCACAATTTCAGAAGGCTTTGCAAGGGTCCTTGCTTTGCTGGAATCAATTTCATTGCATGATTCTGATTCTAATTATGGAACATTTGAGCATGGGATCCCTGATTCTAG GTATGTACTGAAGAAAAGGTTTGGCCGTGGTTCATACGGTGAAGTATGGCTGGCTGTTCACTGGAACTGTTGTCAAGCAAGCAATTCATGGCAAAGGATAAATAGTTCGTGCACTAACTGTAGTTCTGGAGCTGATGCCAATTTGTTCATTCTGAAACGGCTAATG GTGGAAAGGGGTCGTCCTGTGTACTTGAGTGGTCTACGAGAGAAGTACTTTGgtgaaattttcttaaatgCTTCTTCAACCTTGGGTGATCAGCTGTCAGCAGACGATTCATTTTTAAAACAGTCAAGATCAAATTTCGTAGAAGAGTTAGGAACTAATGGATCAGCGTTCCATGATATGCAAAAGAAGGAGAATTTTGGTCATGGTTTCGGTCTGATTACATCCCATGAAGAAGGATTGGACCATATTGCAAGATATGTGGAATCTTTTGAATCTAAATCTAGTGATGTATGGCTGGTTTTCCGTCATGAAGGCGTGTCCTTATCGAAGCTTATATACACAACTGAGCAAGTGGGAGATAAGGAGGAAGGTGAACAGATTAAACATTCCCAGGTGTTATACCCATCGAAATGGTGGAAGTGGCTGAAAACAACAGAAGGTGGGAGAGAGGAGATGCGCAATCTCATATGGCAGCTG CTCATGGCGCTCAAGTCTTGTCATGACCGTAATATCACTCACAGGGATATTAAGCCTG AGAATATGGTGATATGTTTCGAAGATCAGGAAACAGGCAGATGCATGAGAGAAGGTCCAAGTCAGGACAAGAATTATACCACCAAAAT GAGGATTATCGACTTTGGCAGTGCAATAGATGAATTTACTCTAAAGCATTTGTATGGGTCTAGTGGCCCTTCAAG AGCCGAACAAACTTCAGAATATGCACCTCCTGAAGCTTTGCTCAATACTACTTGGTATCAAGGGCCAACAAGCATCACCTTGAA GTACGACATGTGGAGTGTTGGTGTCGTGATCTTGGAATTGATTTTGGGTTCACCAAATATTTTCCAGATAAGTCCTTTAACAGCTGCCTTGCTAGATAGGCATCTTGAGGGTTGGGATGAAGGTTTAAAGGAACTTGCATACAG GCTTCGGTCATTCATGGAAATGTGCATCTTAATCCCAGGAAGTTCCTCCAAACATCGTTTTGGTGCTACGATATATGGT AATGGAGTTTCCCCAGCATCCTGGAAATGCTCGGAAGAGTTTTTTGCTCGTCAAATAAAAAGTAGAGATCCCCTAAAACTCGG TTTTCCAGATGTCTCGGCTCTGCGATTAGTGCGCCATCTCTTACTATGGGACCCA CAAATCAACTTGTTGAGCAAAATTTTGCTCGAGTGCCCAATGCAAAAGGAAATGGTTTGGTCTTTCATCTCTTCAAGGTCTCGTGATAATCCCTGGCAAAGtaattctgaaaattcaaGCTACTTTTGCTAA
- the LOC116188362 gene encoding uncharacterized protein LOC116188362 isoform X1 has product MALHSFKPFAAILSLLFAHAVIVVVGESSTCLTVYREGGAPAVFQSPKCPRWKLSGHASPTRASATGGKLCQVAVLQGSRKYQEDRTFCALDVRIPFPSSTGIKEVTVGVIAVFDGHNGAEASEMASKHLFEYFMLHAYFLLDSTFSVALKKFMRKLGRKGDLDGLFQVLNWHEDLSWQYQDQERVKSSRTVEFDHSYHLEILKEALTRAIRDIDAKFSKEASRSNLNSGSTATVILVADGKILVANVGDSKALLCSERFQSPADARATLLRLHREKRRGGAIMPMKYSEHFKLASLNGLTHFSVQELTRDHSPDRDDERSRVEAAGGYVLNLSGVPRVNGQLAVSRAIGDVKFKSSGVIAAPEVMDWQSLNINDSYLVAASDGVFEELSPQDVCDILWEAQGHGNSRSEISSSCSYSLADCIVETALERGSMDNMAAVVVPLQLSLLSRNIQPGNYTGGVDTDTTSVGLEYNNGRSDKGLSSDIIGLEHFHPHSMKFGRLMVEPKHGSFCCFYLAEPLSEDMDDMLEAQIHDWKEPVYGLPLALPEALNQQCGGPVNIYTDQNLCMYFGMPSERKEGQCTISEGFARVLALLESISLHDSDSNYGTFEHGIPDSRYVLKKRFGRGSYGEVWLAVHWNCCQASNSWQRINSSCTNCSSGADANLFILKRLMVERGRPVYLSGLREKYFGEIFLNASSTLGDQLSADDSFLKQSRSNFVEELGTNGSAFHDMQKKENFGHGFGLITSHEEGLDHIARYVESFESKSSDVWLVFRHEGVSLSKLIYTTEQVGDKEEGEQIKHSQVLYPSKWWKWLKTTEGGREEMRNLIWQLLMALKSCHDRNITHRDIKPENMVICFEDQETGRCMREGPSQDKNYTTKMRIIDFGSAIDEFTLKHLYGSSGPSRAEQTSEYAPPEALLNTTWYQGPTSITLKYDMWSVGVVILELILGSPNIFQISPLTAALLDRHLEGWDEGLKELAYRLRSFMEMCILIPGSSSKHRFGATIYGNGVSPASWKCSEEFFARQIKSRDPLKLGFPDVSALRLVRHLLLWDPQINLLSKILLECPMQKEMVWSFISSRSRDNPWQSNSENSSYFC; this is encoded by the exons ATGGCTCTTCACTCATTCAAGCCCTTCGCAgccattctctctctcctcttcgcTCACGCAGTCATCGTTGTGGTGGGGGAATCATCGACCTGCTTGACGGTGTACCGAGAAGGCGGCGCCCCGGCGGTCTTCCAGTCGCCAAAGTGCCCCCGCTGGAAGCTCTCCGGCCATGCCTCCCCTACACGCGCCTCTGCCACCGGCGGCAAGCTCTGCCAGGTGGCCGTGCTCCAGGGCAGCCGCAAGTACCAGGAGGATCGCACCTTCTGCGCTCTCGACGTCCGCATCCCTTTCCCCA GTAGTACAGGGATTAAGGAGGTGACTGTTGGAGTAATAGCTGTTTTCGATGGTCATAACGGAGCAGAAGCTAGTGAGATGGCGTCTAAGCATCTGTTTGAGTATTTCATGTTGCATGCCTACTTCCTCCTGGATTCAACCTTTTCCGTCGCATTGAAGAAATTCATGAGAAAGTTGGGGAGAAAAGGAGATCTGGATGGTCTTTTTCAAGTTCTCAATTGGCATGAAGATTTGAGTTGGCAGTATCAGGATCAAGAAAG GGTTAAGTCCTCAAGGACAGTAGAATTTGATCATTCCTATCATTTGGAAATTCTGAAGGAAGCATTGACGAGGGCAATCCGGGATATTGATGCAAAATTTTCAAAG GAAGCATCCAGAAGCAATCTTAATTCAGGATCCACAGCAACAGTTATACTCGTGGCAGATGGCAAAATTTTAGTTGCGAATGTTGGAGACTCAAAGGCTCTCTTATGCTCTGAAAGGTTCCAGTCCCCCGCGGATGCTAGAG CGACTTTACTAAGATTACATCGCGAGAAAAGGCGGGGTGGTGCTATTATGCCCATGAAATACAGTGAGCACTTTAAGTTGGCTAGTTTGAATGGTTTGACGCACTTTTCTGTTCAGGAGTTAACAAGAGATCATAGTCCCGATAGGGATGATGAAAGGTCTCGAGTAGAAGCTGCGGGTGGTTATGTTCTTAATTTGAGTGGTGTTCCTCGAGTCAATGGCCAACTGGCTGTTTCACGAGCCATTGGTGATGTGAAATTTAAAAG TTCTGGTGTAATAGCAGCACCAGAAGTTATGGATTGGCAATCCCTCAACATCAATGATAGCTATCTGGTAGCTGCATCAGATGGTGTTTTTGAAGAATTGAGCCCACAAGATGTTTGTGATATACTGTGGGAAGCACAGGGTCATGGCAACTCAAGATCAGAGATATCTTCATCATGCTCTTACTCATTAGCTGACTGTATAGTGGAAACTGCTTTGGAAAGGGGCAGTATGGATAATATGGCTGCTGTGGTTGTGCCTCTTCAATTAAGTCTTCTATCTCGTAACATTCAACCGGGTAACTATACTGGAGGAGTTGATACAGATACCACATCTGTAGGATTAGAGTACAATAATGGTCGGTCAG ATAAGGGCCTGTCTTCTGATATTATCGGCTTAGAGCATTTTCATCCTCATTCAATGAAGTTTGGCAGGTTGATG GTTGAACCAAAGCATGGAAGTTTTTGCTGTTTTTATTTAGCTGAGCCGCTTAGTGAAGATatggatgatatgttagaaGCTCAAATTCATGATTGGAAGGAGCCTGTATATGGCCTGCCTCTGGCTCTTCCTGAAGCCCTCAACCAACAGTGCG GTGGACCTGTGAATATTTATACCGACCAAAATTTATGCATGTACTTTGGGATGCCCAGTGAGCGAAAGGAAGGTCAATGCACAATTTCAGAAGGCTTTGCAAGGGTCCTTGCTTTGCTGGAATCAATTTCATTGCATGATTCTGATTCTAATTATGGAACATTTGAGCATGGGATCCCTGATTCTAG GTATGTACTGAAGAAAAGGTTTGGCCGTGGTTCATACGGTGAAGTATGGCTGGCTGTTCACTGGAACTGTTGTCAAGCAAGCAATTCATGGCAAAGGATAAATAGTTCGTGCACTAACTGTAGTTCTGGAGCTGATGCCAATTTGTTCATTCTGAAACGGCTAATG GTGGAAAGGGGTCGTCCTGTGTACTTGAGTGGTCTACGAGAGAAGTACTTTGgtgaaattttcttaaatgCTTCTTCAACCTTGGGTGATCAGCTGTCAGCAGACGATTCATTTTTAAAACAGTCAAGATCAAATTTCGTAGAAGAGTTAGGAACTAATGGATCAGCGTTCCATGATATGCAAAAGAAGGAGAATTTTGGTCATGGTTTCGGTCTGATTACATCCCATGAAGAAGGATTGGACCATATTGCAAGATATGTGGAATCTTTTGAATCTAAATCTAGTGATGTATGGCTGGTTTTCCGTCATGAAGGCGTGTCCTTATCGAAGCTTATATACACAACTGAGCAAGTGGGAGATAAGGAGGAAGGTGAACAGATTAAACATTCCCAGGTGTTATACCCATCGAAATGGTGGAAGTGGCTGAAAACAACAGAAGGTGGGAGAGAGGAGATGCGCAATCTCATATGGCAGCTG CTCATGGCGCTCAAGTCTTGTCATGACCGTAATATCACTCACAGGGATATTAAGCCTG AGAATATGGTGATATGTTTCGAAGATCAGGAAACAGGCAGATGCATGAGAGAAGGTCCAAGTCAGGACAAGAATTATACCACCAAAAT GAGGATTATCGACTTTGGCAGTGCAATAGATGAATTTACTCTAAAGCATTTGTATGGGTCTAGTGGCCCTTCAAG AGCCGAACAAACTTCAGAATATGCACCTCCTGAAGCTTTGCTCAATACTACTTGGTATCAAGGGCCAACAAGCATCACCTTGAA GTACGACATGTGGAGTGTTGGTGTCGTGATCTTGGAATTGATTTTGGGTTCACCAAATATTTTCCAGATAAGTCCTTTAACAGCTGCCTTGCTAGATAGGCATCTTGAGGGTTGGGATGAAGGTTTAAAGGAACTTGCATACAG GCTTCGGTCATTCATGGAAATGTGCATCTTAATCCCAGGAAGTTCCTCCAAACATCGTTTTGGTGCTACGATATATGGT AATGGAGTTTCCCCAGCATCCTGGAAATGCTCGGAAGAGTTTTTTGCTCGTCAAATAAAAAGTAGAGATCCCCTAAAACTCGG TTTTCCAGATGTCTCGGCTCTGCGATTAGTGCGCCATCTCTTACTATGGGACCCA CAAATCAACTTGTTGAGCAAAATTTTGCTCGAGTGCCCAATGCAAAAGGAAATGGTTTGGTCTTTCATCTCTTCAAGGTCTCGTGATAATCCCTGGCAAAGtaattctgaaaattcaaGCTACTTTTGCTAA
- the LOC116188362 gene encoding uncharacterized protein LOC116188362 isoform X2, whose protein sequence is MALHSFKPFAAILSLLFAHAVIVVVGESSTCLTVYREGGAPAVFQSPKCPRWKLSGHASPTRASATGGKLCQVAVLQGSRKYQEDRTFCALDVRIPFPSSTGIKEVTVGVIAVFDGHNGAEASEMASKHLFEYFMLHAYFLLDSTFSVALKKFMRKLGRKGDLDGLFQVLNWHEDLSWQYQDQERVKSSRTVEFDHSYHLEILKEALTRAIRDIDAKFSKEASRSNLNSGSTATVILVADGKILVANVGDSKALLCSERFQSPADARATLLRLHREKRRGGAIMPMKYSEHFKLASLNGLTHFSVQELTRDHSPDRDDERSRVEAAGGYVLNLSGVPRVNGQLAVSRAIGDVKFKSSGVIAAPEVMDWQSLNINDSYLVAASDGVFEELSPQDVCDILWEAQGHGNSRSEISSSCSYSLADCIVETALERGSMDNMAAVVVPLQLSLLSRNIQPGNYTGGVDTDTTSVGLEYNNGRSDKGLSSDIIGLEHFHPHSMKFGRLMVEPKHGSFCCFYLAEPLSEDMDDMLEAQIHDWKEPVYGLPLALPEALNQQCGGPVNIYTDQNLCMYFGMPSERKEGQCTISEGFARVLALLESISLHDSDSNYGTFEHGIPDSRYVLKKRFGRGSYGEVWLAVHWNCCQASNSWQRINSSCTNCSSGADANLFILKRLMVERGRPVYLSGLREKYFGEIFLNASSTLGDQLSADDSFLKQSRSNFVEELGTNGSAFHDMQKKENFGHGFGLITSHEEGLDHIARYVESFESKSSDVWLVFRHEGVSLSKLIYTTEQVGDKEEGEQIKHSQVLYPSKWWKWLKTTEGGREEMRNLIWQLLMALKSCHDRNITHRDIKPENMVICFEDQETGRCMREGPSQDKNYTTKMRIIDFGSAIDEFTLKHLYGSSGPSRAEQTSEYAPPEALLNTTWYQGPTSITLKYDMWSVGVVILELILGSPNIFQISPLTAALLDRHLEGWDEGLKELAYRLRSFMEMCILIPGSSSKHRFGATIYGNGVSPASWKCSEEFFARQIKSRDPLKLGFPDVSALRLVRHLLLWDPDDRLSVDEAMQHPYFESLLRSKSTC, encoded by the exons ATGGCTCTTCACTCATTCAAGCCCTTCGCAgccattctctctctcctcttcgcTCACGCAGTCATCGTTGTGGTGGGGGAATCATCGACCTGCTTGACGGTGTACCGAGAAGGCGGCGCCCCGGCGGTCTTCCAGTCGCCAAAGTGCCCCCGCTGGAAGCTCTCCGGCCATGCCTCCCCTACACGCGCCTCTGCCACCGGCGGCAAGCTCTGCCAGGTGGCCGTGCTCCAGGGCAGCCGCAAGTACCAGGAGGATCGCACCTTCTGCGCTCTCGACGTCCGCATCCCTTTCCCCA GTAGTACAGGGATTAAGGAGGTGACTGTTGGAGTAATAGCTGTTTTCGATGGTCATAACGGAGCAGAAGCTAGTGAGATGGCGTCTAAGCATCTGTTTGAGTATTTCATGTTGCATGCCTACTTCCTCCTGGATTCAACCTTTTCCGTCGCATTGAAGAAATTCATGAGAAAGTTGGGGAGAAAAGGAGATCTGGATGGTCTTTTTCAAGTTCTCAATTGGCATGAAGATTTGAGTTGGCAGTATCAGGATCAAGAAAG GGTTAAGTCCTCAAGGACAGTAGAATTTGATCATTCCTATCATTTGGAAATTCTGAAGGAAGCATTGACGAGGGCAATCCGGGATATTGATGCAAAATTTTCAAAG GAAGCATCCAGAAGCAATCTTAATTCAGGATCCACAGCAACAGTTATACTCGTGGCAGATGGCAAAATTTTAGTTGCGAATGTTGGAGACTCAAAGGCTCTCTTATGCTCTGAAAGGTTCCAGTCCCCCGCGGATGCTAGAG CGACTTTACTAAGATTACATCGCGAGAAAAGGCGGGGTGGTGCTATTATGCCCATGAAATACAGTGAGCACTTTAAGTTGGCTAGTTTGAATGGTTTGACGCACTTTTCTGTTCAGGAGTTAACAAGAGATCATAGTCCCGATAGGGATGATGAAAGGTCTCGAGTAGAAGCTGCGGGTGGTTATGTTCTTAATTTGAGTGGTGTTCCTCGAGTCAATGGCCAACTGGCTGTTTCACGAGCCATTGGTGATGTGAAATTTAAAAG TTCTGGTGTAATAGCAGCACCAGAAGTTATGGATTGGCAATCCCTCAACATCAATGATAGCTATCTGGTAGCTGCATCAGATGGTGTTTTTGAAGAATTGAGCCCACAAGATGTTTGTGATATACTGTGGGAAGCACAGGGTCATGGCAACTCAAGATCAGAGATATCTTCATCATGCTCTTACTCATTAGCTGACTGTATAGTGGAAACTGCTTTGGAAAGGGGCAGTATGGATAATATGGCTGCTGTGGTTGTGCCTCTTCAATTAAGTCTTCTATCTCGTAACATTCAACCGGGTAACTATACTGGAGGAGTTGATACAGATACCACATCTGTAGGATTAGAGTACAATAATGGTCGGTCAG ATAAGGGCCTGTCTTCTGATATTATCGGCTTAGAGCATTTTCATCCTCATTCAATGAAGTTTGGCAGGTTGATG GTTGAACCAAAGCATGGAAGTTTTTGCTGTTTTTATTTAGCTGAGCCGCTTAGTGAAGATatggatgatatgttagaaGCTCAAATTCATGATTGGAAGGAGCCTGTATATGGCCTGCCTCTGGCTCTTCCTGAAGCCCTCAACCAACAGTGCG GTGGACCTGTGAATATTTATACCGACCAAAATTTATGCATGTACTTTGGGATGCCCAGTGAGCGAAAGGAAGGTCAATGCACAATTTCAGAAGGCTTTGCAAGGGTCCTTGCTTTGCTGGAATCAATTTCATTGCATGATTCTGATTCTAATTATGGAACATTTGAGCATGGGATCCCTGATTCTAG GTATGTACTGAAGAAAAGGTTTGGCCGTGGTTCATACGGTGAAGTATGGCTGGCTGTTCACTGGAACTGTTGTCAAGCAAGCAATTCATGGCAAAGGATAAATAGTTCGTGCACTAACTGTAGTTCTGGAGCTGATGCCAATTTGTTCATTCTGAAACGGCTAATG GTGGAAAGGGGTCGTCCTGTGTACTTGAGTGGTCTACGAGAGAAGTACTTTGgtgaaattttcttaaatgCTTCTTCAACCTTGGGTGATCAGCTGTCAGCAGACGATTCATTTTTAAAACAGTCAAGATCAAATTTCGTAGAAGAGTTAGGAACTAATGGATCAGCGTTCCATGATATGCAAAAGAAGGAGAATTTTGGTCATGGTTTCGGTCTGATTACATCCCATGAAGAAGGATTGGACCATATTGCAAGATATGTGGAATCTTTTGAATCTAAATCTAGTGATGTATGGCTGGTTTTCCGTCATGAAGGCGTGTCCTTATCGAAGCTTATATACACAACTGAGCAAGTGGGAGATAAGGAGGAAGGTGAACAGATTAAACATTCCCAGGTGTTATACCCATCGAAATGGTGGAAGTGGCTGAAAACAACAGAAGGTGGGAGAGAGGAGATGCGCAATCTCATATGGCAGCTG CTCATGGCGCTCAAGTCTTGTCATGACCGTAATATCACTCACAGGGATATTAAGCCTG AGAATATGGTGATATGTTTCGAAGATCAGGAAACAGGCAGATGCATGAGAGAAGGTCCAAGTCAGGACAAGAATTATACCACCAAAAT GAGGATTATCGACTTTGGCAGTGCAATAGATGAATTTACTCTAAAGCATTTGTATGGGTCTAGTGGCCCTTCAAG AGCCGAACAAACTTCAGAATATGCACCTCCTGAAGCTTTGCTCAATACTACTTGGTATCAAGGGCCAACAAGCATCACCTTGAA GTACGACATGTGGAGTGTTGGTGTCGTGATCTTGGAATTGATTTTGGGTTCACCAAATATTTTCCAGATAAGTCCTTTAACAGCTGCCTTGCTAGATAGGCATCTTGAGGGTTGGGATGAAGGTTTAAAGGAACTTGCATACAG GCTTCGGTCATTCATGGAAATGTGCATCTTAATCCCAGGAAGTTCCTCCAAACATCGTTTTGGTGCTACGATATATGGT AATGGAGTTTCCCCAGCATCCTGGAAATGCTCGGAAGAGTTTTTTGCTCGTCAAATAAAAAGTAGAGATCCCCTAAAACTCGG TTTTCCAGATGTCTCGGCTCTGCGATTAGTGCGCCATCTCTTACTATGGGACCCA GATGATCGACTGAGTGTTGACGAAGCCATGCAGCATCCTTATTTTGAATCTCTCTTGAGgag CAAATCAACTTGTTGA